The Oncorhynchus mykiss isolate Arlee chromosome 28, USDA_OmykA_1.1, whole genome shotgun sequence genome includes a window with the following:
- the inhbab gene encoding inhibin subunit beta Ab, whose amino-acid sequence MPSLAALARVLALLLPGLQTGCGSATVAGSLATVDGATRGQEQVEEIQVTPCPSCVLAQMRSDYLGSDPGSVPAPPGSESASAPTDMVEAVKQHILDMLHLSARPNVTHPVPRAALLNAIKKLHVGRVGKDGSVEIQEEGPGGGVGAAPPPEPPSEIITFAEPGDTTSAVTFDISKEGSELSVVEQANVWLFLKLAKGQGRGKGKVNIQLLQRRRQKTKAPGFAFNETQGEEELVSEKMVDTRRSGWHTLPVSHSIQSLLDTGGSVIDLRVSCPQCTEAGATPILVQTLGEQPGRERDQSHRPFLMVVLRPGTEEHTRRRVKRGLECDGKMHICCKRQFYVNFKDIGWNDWIIAPPGYHANYCEGDCPSHVASITGSSLSFHSTVINHYRMRGYAPFQNTQSCCVPTRLRAMSMLYYNEEQKIIKKDIQNMIVDGCGCS is encoded by the exons ATGCCCTCGTTAGCCGCGTTGGCTCGGGTGCTGGCGTTGCTTCTCCCTGGGCTGCAGACAGGATGTGGCTCCGCTACGGTAGCGGGATCACTTGCGACGGTGGATGGAGCTACACGGGGACAGGAGCAGGTGGAGGAGATCCAGGTGACCCCCTGTCCTTCCTGTGTGCTGGCCCAGATGAGGAGTGACTACCTGGGCTCGGACCCGGGTTCTGTCCCGGCCCCTCCTGGATCTGAATCGGCGTCGGCTCCGACGGACATGGTAGAAGCGGTGAAGCAGCACATCCTCGACATGCTCCATCTCAGCGCGAGGCCCAACGTCACCCACCCGGTGCCGCGCGCCGCCCTGCTCAACGCCATCAAGAAACTACACGTGGGCCGCGTGGGCAAAGACGGCAGCGTGGAGATCCAGGAGGAGGGGCCGGGGGGCGGCGTGGGGGCGGCGCCGCCACCCGAGCCGCCCTCCGAGATCATCACCTTTGCCGAGCCAG GCGACACTACATCCGCTGTGACCTTTGACATTTCCAAGGAGGGCAGTGAGCTCTCAGTGGTGGAGCAGGCCAACGTGTGGCTCTTCCTCAAGCTGGCCAAGGGGCAAGGGCGAGGCAAGGGCAAGGTGAACATACAGCTTCTGCAGCGCCGCCGGCAGAAGACCAAAGCGCCAGGCTTTGCCTTCAACGAGACCCAGGGCGAGGAGGAGTTGGTGTCTGAGAAGATGGTGGACACGAGGCGCAGCGGCTGGCACACGCTCCCCGTGTCGCACAGCATCCAGTCCCTCCTGGACACCGGTGGCAGCGTCATCGATCTGCGAGTCTCCTGCCCGCAGTGCACCGAGGCGGGCGCCACACCCATCTTGGTCCAGACCTTGGGCGAGCAACCGGGACGAGAGAGGGACCAATCCCACCGGCCTTTCCTCATGGTCGTATTGCGGCCCGGCACGGAGGAACACACTCGCCGACGCGTCAAACGCGGCCTGGAGTGCGACGGAAAGATGCACATCTGTTGCAAGCGGCAGTTCTATGTCAACTTCAAGGACATCGGCTGGAACGACTGGATCATCGCGCCGCCGGGCTACCACGCCAACTACTGCGAGGGCGACTGCCCCAGCCACGTGGCCAGCATCACGGGCTCCTCGCTGTCCTTCCACTCCACTGTCATCAACCACTACCGAATGCGAGGCTACGCGCCCTTCCAGAACACCCAGTCGTGCTGCGTGCCCACGCGGCTACGCGCCATGTCTATGCTCTACTACAACGAGGAGCAGAAGATCATCAAGAAGGATATCCAGAACATGATTGTGGACGGGTGTGGCTGCTCatga